Proteins from one Gallus gallus isolate bGalGal1 chromosome 17, bGalGal1.mat.broiler.GRCg7b, whole genome shotgun sequence genomic window:
- the NR5A1 gene encoding steroidogenic factor 1 isoform X1 — protein sequence MDYSYDEDLDELCPVCGDKVSGYHYGLLTCESCKGFFKRTVQNNKHYTCTESQNCKIDKTQRKRCPYCRFQKCLTVGMRLEAVRADRMRGGRNKFGPMYKRDRALKQQKKALIRANGFKLETVPQIVSPVQNDYGLSSTIHSIHAMAKTLPPNPAALTPADYERGPYGTPSLAMTVPGHTPLAGYHYPSFPNRAIKSEYPDHYSAAHEAVPTYAYPETYPSSSPPDIPEVILKLLQLEPDEAQVKARILACLQQEQGKGRHEKLSTFGLMCKMADQTLFSIVEWARSCIFFKELEVGDQMKLLQNCWSELLVFDHVYRQLQHGKEHSVLLVTGQEVDLSAVAAQAGSILHSLVLRAQELVLHLHSLQVDRQEFVCLKFLILFSLDVKYLENHALAKDAQEKANAALLEYTVCHYPHCTDKFRQLLLRLTEVRALSMQAEEYLYHKHLSGEVPCNNLLIEMLHAKRT from the exons ATGGACTATTCGTATGATGAGGATCTGGACGAGCTGTGTCCGGTCTGCGGGGACAAGGTCTCCGGGTACCACTACGGGCTGCTCACCTGCGAGAGCTGCAAG GGCTTCTTCAAGAGGACCGTGCAGAACAACAAGCACTACACCTGCACCGAGAGCCAGAACTGCAAGATCGACAAGACCCAGAGGAAGCGCTGCCCCTACTGCCGCTTCCAGAAGTGCCTGACCGTGGGGATGCGCCTGGAAG CCGTGCGCGCGGATCGGATGCGCGGCGGGAGGAATAAGTTTGGGCCCATGTACAAACGGGACCGTGCcttaaagcagcagaagaaagcgCTGATCCGTGCCAACGGCTTCAAGCTGGAGACAGTGCCACAGATCGTGTCACCTGTGCAGAATGACTACGGGCTGTCCTCCACCATCCACAGCATCCACGCCATGGCCAAGACGCTGCCGCCCAACCCCGCCGCCCTGACGCCTGCTGACTATGAACGCGGCCCCTACGGGACCCCCTCCCTGGCCATGACTGTGCCCGGCCACACGCCGCTCGCCGGCTACCACTACCCCTCCTTCCCCAACCGCGCCATCAAGTCCGAGTACCCCGACCACTACAGTGCTGCACATGAGGCCGTGCCCACCTATGCATACCCAGAGACCTaccccagcagttccccacccGACATCCCCGAGGTCATCctgaagctgctgcagctggagcctgACGAGGCGCAGGTGAAGGCTCGCATCCtggcctgcctgcagcaggagcagggcaagGGCCGGCATGAGAAGCTCAGTACCTTTGGCCTCATGTGCAAGATGGCTGACCAGACGCTGTTCTCCATCGTGGAGTGGGCGCGGAGCTGCATCTTCTTCAAGGAGCTGGAG gtgggagaccagatgaagctgctgcagaactgctggaGCGAGCTGCTGGTGTTCGACCACGTGTACCGGCAGCTGCAGCACGGCAAAGAGCACAGTGTGCTGCTGGTCACCGGGCAGGAG GTGGATCTGTCAGCAGTGGCGGCGCAGGCGGGCTCCATCCTGCACTCCCTGGTGCTGCGGGCACAGGAACTGGTCCTGCACCTGCACTCACTGCAGGTGGACCGGCAGGAGTTCGTCTGCCTCAAATTCCTGATCCTCTTCAGCCTCG ATGTGAAGTACCTGGAGAACCACGCGCTGGCTAAGGACGCTCAGGAGAAGGCCAATGCAGCCCTGCTGGAGTACACGGTGTGCCACTACCCACACTGCACAGACAAGTTCCggcagctgctgctgcggctgactgAGGTCCGGGCGCTgagcatgcaggcagaggagtACCTGTACCACAAGCACCTGAGCGGAGAGGTGCCCTGCAACAACCTCCTCATCGAGATGCTGCACGCCAAGCGGACTTGA
- the NR6A1 gene encoding nuclear receptor subfamily 6 group A member 1 isoform X2, translating to MELEPPAELPEPRAAAAKGAPRNATDVEQMSSSAVLPMNSMANDRVDQRTCLICGDRATGLHYGIISCEGCKGFFKRSICNKRVYRCSRDKNCVMSRKQRNRCQYCRLLKCLQMGMNRKAIREDGMPGGRNKSIGPVQISEEEIERIMSGQEFEGEANMSWSNNGDSDHSSPGNGVSESNQPSPVSTPSSRSVELNGFAALRDQYIGTPVSTHYQYLPHLFSYSAHSALVPPQARSLDPQSHSLINQLVSAEDLEPLGTPMLIEDGYKVTQAELFALLCRLADELLFRQIAWIKKLPFFCELSIKDYTCLLSSTWQELILLSSLTVYSKQIFGDLADVTSKYSPSDDELHRFSEEGMEVMERLIYLFRKFNQLKVSNEEYACMKAINFLNQDIRGLTNASQLEQLNKRYWYVCQDFTEYKYPHQPNRFPDLMMCLPEIRYIAGKMVNVPLEQLPLLFKAVLHSCKTSVSKE from the exons ATGACCGGGTTGATCAGCGAACCTGCCTGATCTGCGGGGACAGAGCTACGGGTCTGCACTATGGCATCATCTCCTGCGAGGGCTGCAAGGGGTTTTTCAAAAGGAGCATTTGCAACAAGCGGGTTTACAGATGCAGCCGAGACAAGAACTGTGTCATGTCACGCAAGCAGCGCAACAGATGCCAGTACTGCCGGCTGCTCAAATGCCTCCAGATGGGGATGAACCGGAAAG CAATCAGAGAGGATGGCATGCcaggaggaagaaacaaaagtatTGGACCTGTCCAG atatCGGAGGAGGAGATTGAAAGAATTATGTCCGGACAAGAATTTGAGGGAGAGGCAAACATGTCATGGAGCAACAATGGAGACAGCGACCACAGTTCCCCTGGAAATGGAGTGTCTGAGAGCAACCAGCCGTCACCTGTGTCTACTCCATCTTCAAG GTCCGTGGAGCTGAACGGATTCGCTGCACTCAGGGATCAATACATTGGGACACCAGTGTCCACGCACTATCAGTACCTCCCGCACCTTTTTAGCTATTCTGCTCACTCGGCACTGGTGCCCCCCCAGGCGCGCAGCCTGGACCCCCAGTCTCACAGCCTGATCAACCAGCTGGTGTCAGCGGAGGACCTGGAGCCGCTCGGCACGCCGATGCTCATCGAAGACGG GTATAAAGTGACTCAGGCAGAGCTGTTTGCATTGTTGTGTCGTCTGGCGGATGAATTGCTTTTCAGGCAGATTGCTTGGATCAAGAAGCTGCCATTCTTCTGTGAACTCTCAATCAAGGACTATACCTGCCTGCTCAGCTCCACCTGGCAGGAGCTGATCCTGCTTTCCTCGCTGACTGTTTACAGCAAACAGATCTTTGGTGACCTCGCAGACGTCACCTCCAAGTACTCACCCTCTGATGATGAGCTGCACAG ATTCAGTGAAGAGGGCATGGAGGTGATGGAGCGGTTGATCTACCTCTTTCGCAAATTCAACCAGTTGAAGGTCAGCAACGAGGAGTACGCATGCATGAAAGCCATTAACTTCCTAAATCAAG ACATTAGGGGTTTAACCAATGCATCCCAACTGGAGCAGCTGAATAAGCGGTACTGGTATGTTTGCCAGGACTTCACAGAGTACAAATACCCACACCAGCCAAACCGTTTTCCGGATTTAATGATGTGTTTGCCGGAGATACGATATATTGCAG GAAAGATGGTGAATGTCCCGCTGGAGCAGCTGCCGCTCCTTTTTAAGGCCGTTCTGCATTCCTGCAAGACAAGTGTGAGCAAAGAGTGA
- the NR6A1 gene encoding nuclear receptor subfamily 6 group A member 1 isoform X3 — MELEPPAELPEPRAAAAKGAPRNDDRVDQRTCLICGDRATGLHYGIISCEGCKGFFKRSICNKRVYRCSRDKNCVMSRKQRNRCQYCRLLKCLQMGMNRKAIREDGMPGGRNKSIGPVQISEEEIERIMSGQEFEGEANMSWSNNGDSDHSSPGNGVSESNQPSPVSTPSSSRSVELNGFAALRDQYIGTPVSTHYQYLPHLFSYSAHSALVPPQARSLDPQSHSLINQLVSAEDLEPLGTPMLIEDGYKVTQAELFALLCRLADELLFRQIAWIKKLPFFCELSIKDYTCLLSSTWQELILLSSLTVYSKQIFGDLADVTSKYSPSDDELHRFSEEGMEVMERLIYLFRKFNQLKVSNEEYACMKAINFLNQDIRGLTNASQLEQLNKRYWYVCQDFTEYKYPHQPNRFPDLMMCLPEIRYIAGKMVNVPLEQLPLLFKAVLHSCKTSVSKE, encoded by the exons ATGACCGGGTTGATCAGCGAACCTGCCTGATCTGCGGGGACAGAGCTACGGGTCTGCACTATGGCATCATCTCCTGCGAGGGCTGCAAGGGGTTTTTCAAAAGGAGCATTTGCAACAAGCGGGTTTACAGATGCAGCCGAGACAAGAACTGTGTCATGTCACGCAAGCAGCGCAACAGATGCCAGTACTGCCGGCTGCTCAAATGCCTCCAGATGGGGATGAACCGGAAAG CAATCAGAGAGGATGGCATGCcaggaggaagaaacaaaagtatTGGACCTGTCCAG atatCGGAGGAGGAGATTGAAAGAATTATGTCCGGACAAGAATTTGAGGGAGAGGCAAACATGTCATGGAGCAACAATGGAGACAGCGACCACAGTTCCCCTGGAAATGGAGTGTCTGAGAGCAACCAGCCGTCACCTGTGTCTACTCCATCTTCAAG tagGTCCGTGGAGCTGAACGGATTCGCTGCACTCAGGGATCAATACATTGGGACACCAGTGTCCACGCACTATCAGTACCTCCCGCACCTTTTTAGCTATTCTGCTCACTCGGCACTGGTGCCCCCCCAGGCGCGCAGCCTGGACCCCCAGTCTCACAGCCTGATCAACCAGCTGGTGTCAGCGGAGGACCTGGAGCCGCTCGGCACGCCGATGCTCATCGAAGACGG GTATAAAGTGACTCAGGCAGAGCTGTTTGCATTGTTGTGTCGTCTGGCGGATGAATTGCTTTTCAGGCAGATTGCTTGGATCAAGAAGCTGCCATTCTTCTGTGAACTCTCAATCAAGGACTATACCTGCCTGCTCAGCTCCACCTGGCAGGAGCTGATCCTGCTTTCCTCGCTGACTGTTTACAGCAAACAGATCTTTGGTGACCTCGCAGACGTCACCTCCAAGTACTCACCCTCTGATGATGAGCTGCACAG ATTCAGTGAAGAGGGCATGGAGGTGATGGAGCGGTTGATCTACCTCTTTCGCAAATTCAACCAGTTGAAGGTCAGCAACGAGGAGTACGCATGCATGAAAGCCATTAACTTCCTAAATCAAG ACATTAGGGGTTTAACCAATGCATCCCAACTGGAGCAGCTGAATAAGCGGTACTGGTATGTTTGCCAGGACTTCACAGAGTACAAATACCCACACCAGCCAAACCGTTTTCCGGATTTAATGATGTGTTTGCCGGAGATACGATATATTGCAG GAAAGATGGTGAATGTCCCGCTGGAGCAGCTGCCGCTCCTTTTTAAGGCCGTTCTGCATTCCTGCAAGACAAGTGTGAGCAAAGAGTGA
- the NR6A1 gene encoding nuclear receptor subfamily 6 group A member 1 isoform X1, with amino-acid sequence MELEPPAELPEPRAAAAKGAPRNATDVEQMSSSAVLPMNSMANDRVDQRTCLICGDRATGLHYGIISCEGCKGFFKRSICNKRVYRCSRDKNCVMSRKQRNRCQYCRLLKCLQMGMNRKAIREDGMPGGRNKSIGPVQISEEEIERIMSGQEFEGEANMSWSNNGDSDHSSPGNGVSESNQPSPVSTPSSSRSVELNGFAALRDQYIGTPVSTHYQYLPHLFSYSAHSALVPPQARSLDPQSHSLINQLVSAEDLEPLGTPMLIEDGYKVTQAELFALLCRLADELLFRQIAWIKKLPFFCELSIKDYTCLLSSTWQELILLSSLTVYSKQIFGDLADVTSKYSPSDDELHRFSEEGMEVMERLIYLFRKFNQLKVSNEEYACMKAINFLNQDIRGLTNASQLEQLNKRYWYVCQDFTEYKYPHQPNRFPDLMMCLPEIRYIAGKMVNVPLEQLPLLFKAVLHSCKTSVSKE; translated from the exons ATGACCGGGTTGATCAGCGAACCTGCCTGATCTGCGGGGACAGAGCTACGGGTCTGCACTATGGCATCATCTCCTGCGAGGGCTGCAAGGGGTTTTTCAAAAGGAGCATTTGCAACAAGCGGGTTTACAGATGCAGCCGAGACAAGAACTGTGTCATGTCACGCAAGCAGCGCAACAGATGCCAGTACTGCCGGCTGCTCAAATGCCTCCAGATGGGGATGAACCGGAAAG CAATCAGAGAGGATGGCATGCcaggaggaagaaacaaaagtatTGGACCTGTCCAG atatCGGAGGAGGAGATTGAAAGAATTATGTCCGGACAAGAATTTGAGGGAGAGGCAAACATGTCATGGAGCAACAATGGAGACAGCGACCACAGTTCCCCTGGAAATGGAGTGTCTGAGAGCAACCAGCCGTCACCTGTGTCTACTCCATCTTCAAG tagGTCCGTGGAGCTGAACGGATTCGCTGCACTCAGGGATCAATACATTGGGACACCAGTGTCCACGCACTATCAGTACCTCCCGCACCTTTTTAGCTATTCTGCTCACTCGGCACTGGTGCCCCCCCAGGCGCGCAGCCTGGACCCCCAGTCTCACAGCCTGATCAACCAGCTGGTGTCAGCGGAGGACCTGGAGCCGCTCGGCACGCCGATGCTCATCGAAGACGG GTATAAAGTGACTCAGGCAGAGCTGTTTGCATTGTTGTGTCGTCTGGCGGATGAATTGCTTTTCAGGCAGATTGCTTGGATCAAGAAGCTGCCATTCTTCTGTGAACTCTCAATCAAGGACTATACCTGCCTGCTCAGCTCCACCTGGCAGGAGCTGATCCTGCTTTCCTCGCTGACTGTTTACAGCAAACAGATCTTTGGTGACCTCGCAGACGTCACCTCCAAGTACTCACCCTCTGATGATGAGCTGCACAG ATTCAGTGAAGAGGGCATGGAGGTGATGGAGCGGTTGATCTACCTCTTTCGCAAATTCAACCAGTTGAAGGTCAGCAACGAGGAGTACGCATGCATGAAAGCCATTAACTTCCTAAATCAAG ACATTAGGGGTTTAACCAATGCATCCCAACTGGAGCAGCTGAATAAGCGGTACTGGTATGTTTGCCAGGACTTCACAGAGTACAAATACCCACACCAGCCAAACCGTTTTCCGGATTTAATGATGTGTTTGCCGGAGATACGATATATTGCAG GAAAGATGGTGAATGTCCCGCTGGAGCAGCTGCCGCTCCTTTTTAAGGCCGTTCTGCATTCCTGCAAGACAAGTGTGAGCAAAGAGTGA
- the NR6A1 gene encoding nuclear receptor subfamily 6 group A member 1 isoform X5 has protein sequence MKRDSTCMEDDRVDQRTCLICGDRATGLHYGIISCEGCKGFFKRSICNKRVYRCSRDKNCVMSRKQRNRCQYCRLLKCLQMGMNRKAIREDGMPGGRNKSIGPVQISEEEIERIMSGQEFEGEANMSWSNNGDSDHSSPGNGVSESNQPSPVSTPSSRSVELNGFAALRDQYIGTPVSTHYQYLPHLFSYSAHSALVPPQARSLDPQSHSLINQLVSAEDLEPLGTPMLIEDGYKVTQAELFALLCRLADELLFRQIAWIKKLPFFCELSIKDYTCLLSSTWQELILLSSLTVYSKQIFGDLADVTSKYSPSDDELHRFSEEGMEVMERLIYLFRKFNQLKVSNEEYACMKAINFLNQDIRGLTNASQLEQLNKRYWYVCQDFTEYKYPHQPNRFPDLMMCLPEIRYIAGKMVNVPLEQLPLLFKAVLHSCKTSVSKE, from the exons ATGACCGGGTTGATCAGCGAACCTGCCTGATCTGCGGGGACAGAGCTACGGGTCTGCACTATGGCATCATCTCCTGCGAGGGCTGCAAGGGGTTTTTCAAAAGGAGCATTTGCAACAAGCGGGTTTACAGATGCAGCCGAGACAAGAACTGTGTCATGTCACGCAAGCAGCGCAACAGATGCCAGTACTGCCGGCTGCTCAAATGCCTCCAGATGGGGATGAACCGGAAAG CAATCAGAGAGGATGGCATGCcaggaggaagaaacaaaagtatTGGACCTGTCCAG atatCGGAGGAGGAGATTGAAAGAATTATGTCCGGACAAGAATTTGAGGGAGAGGCAAACATGTCATGGAGCAACAATGGAGACAGCGACCACAGTTCCCCTGGAAATGGAGTGTCTGAGAGCAACCAGCCGTCACCTGTGTCTACTCCATCTTCAAG GTCCGTGGAGCTGAACGGATTCGCTGCACTCAGGGATCAATACATTGGGACACCAGTGTCCACGCACTATCAGTACCTCCCGCACCTTTTTAGCTATTCTGCTCACTCGGCACTGGTGCCCCCCCAGGCGCGCAGCCTGGACCCCCAGTCTCACAGCCTGATCAACCAGCTGGTGTCAGCGGAGGACCTGGAGCCGCTCGGCACGCCGATGCTCATCGAAGACGG GTATAAAGTGACTCAGGCAGAGCTGTTTGCATTGTTGTGTCGTCTGGCGGATGAATTGCTTTTCAGGCAGATTGCTTGGATCAAGAAGCTGCCATTCTTCTGTGAACTCTCAATCAAGGACTATACCTGCCTGCTCAGCTCCACCTGGCAGGAGCTGATCCTGCTTTCCTCGCTGACTGTTTACAGCAAACAGATCTTTGGTGACCTCGCAGACGTCACCTCCAAGTACTCACCCTCTGATGATGAGCTGCACAG ATTCAGTGAAGAGGGCATGGAGGTGATGGAGCGGTTGATCTACCTCTTTCGCAAATTCAACCAGTTGAAGGTCAGCAACGAGGAGTACGCATGCATGAAAGCCATTAACTTCCTAAATCAAG ACATTAGGGGTTTAACCAATGCATCCCAACTGGAGCAGCTGAATAAGCGGTACTGGTATGTTTGCCAGGACTTCACAGAGTACAAATACCCACACCAGCCAAACCGTTTTCCGGATTTAATGATGTGTTTGCCGGAGATACGATATATTGCAG GAAAGATGGTGAATGTCCCGCTGGAGCAGCTGCCGCTCCTTTTTAAGGCCGTTCTGCATTCCTGCAAGACAAGTGTGAGCAAAGAGTGA
- the NR6A1 gene encoding nuclear receptor subfamily 6 group A member 1 isoform X4: MKRDSTCMEDDRVDQRTCLICGDRATGLHYGIISCEGCKGFFKRSICNKRVYRCSRDKNCVMSRKQRNRCQYCRLLKCLQMGMNRKAIREDGMPGGRNKSIGPVQISEEEIERIMSGQEFEGEANMSWSNNGDSDHSSPGNGVSESNQPSPVSTPSSSRSVELNGFAALRDQYIGTPVSTHYQYLPHLFSYSAHSALVPPQARSLDPQSHSLINQLVSAEDLEPLGTPMLIEDGYKVTQAELFALLCRLADELLFRQIAWIKKLPFFCELSIKDYTCLLSSTWQELILLSSLTVYSKQIFGDLADVTSKYSPSDDELHRFSEEGMEVMERLIYLFRKFNQLKVSNEEYACMKAINFLNQDIRGLTNASQLEQLNKRYWYVCQDFTEYKYPHQPNRFPDLMMCLPEIRYIAGKMVNVPLEQLPLLFKAVLHSCKTSVSKE; the protein is encoded by the exons ATGACCGGGTTGATCAGCGAACCTGCCTGATCTGCGGGGACAGAGCTACGGGTCTGCACTATGGCATCATCTCCTGCGAGGGCTGCAAGGGGTTTTTCAAAAGGAGCATTTGCAACAAGCGGGTTTACAGATGCAGCCGAGACAAGAACTGTGTCATGTCACGCAAGCAGCGCAACAGATGCCAGTACTGCCGGCTGCTCAAATGCCTCCAGATGGGGATGAACCGGAAAG CAATCAGAGAGGATGGCATGCcaggaggaagaaacaaaagtatTGGACCTGTCCAG atatCGGAGGAGGAGATTGAAAGAATTATGTCCGGACAAGAATTTGAGGGAGAGGCAAACATGTCATGGAGCAACAATGGAGACAGCGACCACAGTTCCCCTGGAAATGGAGTGTCTGAGAGCAACCAGCCGTCACCTGTGTCTACTCCATCTTCAAG tagGTCCGTGGAGCTGAACGGATTCGCTGCACTCAGGGATCAATACATTGGGACACCAGTGTCCACGCACTATCAGTACCTCCCGCACCTTTTTAGCTATTCTGCTCACTCGGCACTGGTGCCCCCCCAGGCGCGCAGCCTGGACCCCCAGTCTCACAGCCTGATCAACCAGCTGGTGTCAGCGGAGGACCTGGAGCCGCTCGGCACGCCGATGCTCATCGAAGACGG GTATAAAGTGACTCAGGCAGAGCTGTTTGCATTGTTGTGTCGTCTGGCGGATGAATTGCTTTTCAGGCAGATTGCTTGGATCAAGAAGCTGCCATTCTTCTGTGAACTCTCAATCAAGGACTATACCTGCCTGCTCAGCTCCACCTGGCAGGAGCTGATCCTGCTTTCCTCGCTGACTGTTTACAGCAAACAGATCTTTGGTGACCTCGCAGACGTCACCTCCAAGTACTCACCCTCTGATGATGAGCTGCACAG ATTCAGTGAAGAGGGCATGGAGGTGATGGAGCGGTTGATCTACCTCTTTCGCAAATTCAACCAGTTGAAGGTCAGCAACGAGGAGTACGCATGCATGAAAGCCATTAACTTCCTAAATCAAG ACATTAGGGGTTTAACCAATGCATCCCAACTGGAGCAGCTGAATAAGCGGTACTGGTATGTTTGCCAGGACTTCACAGAGTACAAATACCCACACCAGCCAAACCGTTTTCCGGATTTAATGATGTGTTTGCCGGAGATACGATATATTGCAG GAAAGATGGTGAATGTCCCGCTGGAGCAGCTGCCGCTCCTTTTTAAGGCCGTTCTGCATTCCTGCAAGACAAGTGTGAGCAAAGAGTGA